From the Alkalibacter rhizosphaerae genome, one window contains:
- a CDS encoding VRR-NUC domain-containing protein, whose translation MTEKELELMLVKEVKKRGGRAFKFISPGINGVPDRLVLLKGGKTGFVEVKAPGKKMRPNQIKRKGELESLGFLVYCLDNPEEIASVLDGIEKYVGNEGVFRIDKNDGTYGIKGGNRLDELETEGGDKFVGSNLAKR comes from the coding sequence ATGACCGAAAAAGAGTTAGAGCTGATGCTCGTTAAAGAAGTAAAGAAAAGAGGTGGGAGAGCATTTAAGTTTATCTCTCCTGGTATCAATGGTGTCCCAGACCGACTGGTGCTACTAAAGGGAGGAAAGACTGGATTTGTTGAGGTTAAGGCTCCTGGAAAGAAGATGCGACCAAATCAGATAAAGAGAAAAGGTGAGCTGGAGTCGCTAGGATTTTTGGTTTATTGCCTGGATAATCCAGAGGAAATTGCAAGCGTGCTTGATGGGATAGAAAAGTATGTTGGAAATGAAGGAGTTTTTAGGATTGATAAGAACGATGGGACTTATGGCATTAAAGGGGGCAACAGACTGGATGAACTCGAAACAGAAGGAGGCGATAAGTTTGTCGGAAGTAACCTTGCCAAAAGATAG
- a CDS encoding DEAD/DEAH box helicase, whose translation MSYKPHGYQQYCTDFILENSSVGLLLDMGLGKSVITLTALVDLLQDRFEISKVLVIAPLRVANITWLDELLKWKHLKNLRVSRVLGSAKERTMALYTKADIYTINRENVPWLVDFYKNDWPFDMVIIDELSSFKSPSAKRFKALKKVRYKIKRIVGLTGTPAPNGLLDIWSQIYLLDAGERLGRTYSGYRSRYFHPRKYVNGTIPADYVLNEDAEEKIYEKISDICISMKAMEYLEMPEIIFNKVEVELSDEEMKLYRKMERDLLLPLEESDVDAANAAVLSNKLLQMSGGSVYDEFGDVHQIHERKLEALEELIEAANGKPVLIYYAFKHERDRIKKRFDVGEINTPEDIARWNGGGMKIALCHPASAGHGLNLQEGGSTIIWFGLTWSLELYQQANARLWRQGQEHTVVIHHILAKDTIDQRVMMALDNKHTGQNALIDAVKARIENIRNGGH comes from the coding sequence CTGTCATACAAGCCACATGGGTATCAGCAGTACTGCACAGATTTTATCTTGGAGAATTCATCAGTTGGACTTCTGTTGGATATGGGACTCGGGAAAAGTGTTATCACCCTGACTGCCTTGGTGGATCTGCTGCAAGACAGATTTGAGATTTCAAAGGTTCTAGTAATTGCACCTTTAAGGGTGGCTAATATCACATGGCTTGATGAATTGCTCAAGTGGAAACACCTGAAGAATTTAAGGGTATCCAGGGTTCTTGGCAGTGCGAAGGAGCGGACTATGGCTCTTTATACTAAAGCAGATATCTATACGATCAACCGAGAGAATGTTCCGTGGCTCGTGGACTTTTATAAAAACGACTGGCCCTTTGACATGGTGATCATTGATGAGCTTTCAAGTTTTAAGTCACCTTCTGCCAAAAGGTTCAAGGCATTAAAAAAGGTTCGGTATAAAATCAAAAGAATTGTTGGCCTTACAGGAACACCAGCTCCCAATGGGCTCTTAGATATTTGGAGTCAGATTTATCTCCTTGATGCAGGGGAGAGGTTAGGAAGAACCTACAGTGGATACAGGAGTAGATACTTCCACCCACGTAAATATGTGAATGGGACCATTCCAGCAGACTACGTTTTGAACGAGGATGCAGAAGAAAAGATATATGAGAAGATCTCTGACATCTGTATCAGTATGAAGGCGATGGAATACCTGGAAATGCCGGAAATCATCTTCAACAAAGTGGAAGTGGAATTATCAGACGAAGAAATGAAGCTCTACCGAAAGATGGAGCGAGACCTGCTTCTCCCACTGGAGGAAAGTGATGTAGATGCTGCCAATGCAGCTGTGCTTTCCAACAAGCTCCTGCAGATGTCCGGAGGCAGTGTCTATGATGAGTTTGGTGATGTGCACCAGATTCACGAGAGAAAGTTGGAGGCGCTGGAAGAACTAATCGAAGCGGCCAATGGGAAACCGGTTTTGATCTACTATGCATTTAAACATGAGAGGGATCGCATCAAGAAACGTTTTGATGTGGGTGAAATAAACACCCCGGAGGATATTGCCAGATGGAACGGGGGAGGAATGAAAATTGCGCTGTGCCACCCTGCTTCAGCTGGACATGGTTTGAATCTTCAAGAGGGAGGTTCAACGATTATCTGGTTTGGATTAACTTGGAGCCTAGAACTATACCAACAGGCGAATGCCAGACTTTGGCGACAAGGTCAAGAACATACGGTAGTCATTCACCACATCTTAGCGAAAGATACGATTGATCAGCGAGTGATGATGGCACTGGATAACAAACATACTGGCCAGAATGCATTGATTGATGCAGTGAAGGCCAGAATAGAAAACATTAGAAATGGAGGACATTAA